The Arcobacter arenosus genome has a window encoding:
- the glnA gene encoding type I glutamate--ammonia ligase, translating to MGKFVNNTEEFFKYCEENEVKFVDLRFTDMKGMWHHLTYMLSAIDEKMLENGMPFDGSSVDAWQPINKSDMILKPDVETAFLDPFTADSTVIVFCDVYDIYKGEMYEKCPRSIAKKALTHLSESGLGDVAYFGPENEFFIFDDVKIVDDINESYYRVDSEEGCWSDATDYEGGNMGHRPRTKGGYFPVQPTDSMVDLRAEMMQVLEQVGLEVTLGHHEVAQAQGEIGIKFGTLVEAADNVQKYKYVCKMVAHLNGKSCTFMPKPLFGDNGNGMHVHQSVWKDGKNTFYSEGEYGNLSETARHYIGGVFKHARAVAAFTNPSTNSYKRLIPGFEAPSILTYSSQNRSASCRIPYGAGEMATRIEMRFPDSTACPYLAFAAMLMAGLDGIVNKYEPVGPMDDDLFELELDEIRERKIPQMPHTLRGSLEALIRDNEFLQPVFTKDMIDTYQHYKFETQVWPDEARPTAFEFKSTYSC from the coding sequence ATGGGTAAATTTGTTAACAATACTGAAGAATTTTTCAAATATTGTGAGGAAAACGAAGTTAAATTTGTAGATCTTAGATTTACAGATATGAAAGGTATGTGGCATCACTTAACTTATATGCTAAGTGCTATTGATGAAAAAATGTTAGAAAATGGTATGCCATTTGATGGTTCTTCTGTTGATGCTTGGCAACCAATTAACAAATCAGATATGATTTTAAAGCCAGATGTTGAAACTGCTTTCTTAGATCCATTTACTGCTGATTCTACTGTTATTGTATTTTGTGATGTTTATGATATCTATAAAGGTGAAATGTATGAAAAATGTCCAAGATCAATTGCTAAAAAAGCATTAACTCATCTTTCTGAGTCTGGATTAGGAGACGTTGCATATTTTGGACCTGAAAATGAATTCTTTATTTTTGATGATGTAAAAATTGTTGATGATATTAACGAATCTTACTATAGAGTAGATTCTGAAGAGGGTTGTTGGTCAGATGCTACTGATTATGAAGGTGGTAACATGGGTCACAGACCTAGAACTAAAGGTGGATATTTCCCAGTTCAACCAACTGACTCAATGGTAGACTTAAGAGCAGAAATGATGCAAGTATTAGAGCAAGTTGGATTAGAAGTTACTTTAGGACACCATGAAGTTGCTCAAGCACAAGGTGAAATTGGAATTAAATTCGGAACTCTTGTTGAAGCAGCAGATAACGTACAAAAATATAAATATGTATGTAAAATGGTAGCTCACTTAAATGGTAAATCTTGTACATTTATGCCAAAACCATTATTTGGAGATAACGGAAACGGAATGCACGTACACCAATCTGTTTGGAAAGATGGTAAAAATACATTCTATTCTGAAGGTGAATATGGTAATTTAAGTGAAACTGCAAGACACTATATTGGTGGTGTATTTAAACATGCAAGAGCTGTTGCAGCATTCACAAATCCTTCAACAAACTCATACAAAAGATTAATTCCAGGATTTGAAGCTCCTTCAATCTTAACTTATTCTTCACAAAACAGATCTGCATCTTGTAGAATTCCTTATGGTGCAGGTGAAATGGCAACAAGAATTGAGATGAGATTCCCAGATTCAACTGCTTGTCCTTATTTAGCATTCGCTGCTATGTTAATGGCTGGTCTTGATGGTATTGTTAATAAATATGAGCCTGTTGGTCCAATGGATGACGATTTATTTGAATTAGAATTAGATGAAATTAGAGAGAGAAAAATCCCTCAAATGCCTCATACATTAAGAGGTTCATTAGAAGCGTTAATTAGAGATAATGAATTCCTACAACCAGTATTTACTAAAGATATGATTGATACATATCAACACTATAAATTTGAAACACAAGTTTGGCCAGACGAAGCTAGACCAACTGCATTCGAATTTAAATCAACTTATTCTTGTTAA